From Juglans regia cultivar Chandler chromosome 6, Walnut 2.0, whole genome shotgun sequence, the proteins below share one genomic window:
- the LOC109012969 gene encoding RNA polymerase II C-terminal domain phosphatase-like 4 — MKNLLCHKKLCLVLDLDHTLLNFTLLIEMTSEEEYLKIQTDSLQDVSKGSLLMLDFMEMMTKLRPFVCTFLKEASEMFEMYIYTMGDRPYALEMAKLLDPQREYFSSRVISRDDSTHKHQKGLDVVLGQESVALILDDMENVVWPKHKENLILMKIYHFFASSCHRYGFSCKSLFKLKTDELETDEALTTVLKVLKQVHKMFFYELEETLVDRDVRKVIKLIKNEVLKGCMLVFSLVYPTRFQADNHNLWKLAEDLGATCSTELDPSVTHVISTDAGTEKSLWAVKHMKFLVHPRWIEAANYM; from the exons ATGAAGAATTTATTATGCCATAAGAAGCTTTGCTTGGTTCTTGATCTGGACCATACACTGCTAAATTTTACACTGCTTATAGAGATGACATCAGAAGAGGAATATTTAAAGATCCAAACAGATTCACTGCAAG ATGTCTCAAAAGGCAGCCTCCTCATGTTGGACTTTATGGAAATGATGACCAAGTTAAGGCCCTTTGTTTGCACATTTTTAAAAGAAGCAAGTGAAATGTTTGAGATGTACATATACACAATGGGCGATCGACCCTATGCGTTGGAAATGGCTAAGCTCCTTGATCCTCAGAGAGAGTACTTCAGCTCTAGGGTGATTTCACGAGATGATAGCACCCATAAACATCAAAAGGGTCTTGATGTTGTGCTGGGGCAAGAAAGTGTTGCTCTCATTCTTGATGATATGGAAAATGTAG TGTGGCCAAAGCACAAGGAAAATTTGATATTgatgaaaatatatcatttctttGCTTCAAGTTGTCACCGATATGGCTTCAGTTGTAAATCTCTTTTTAAGTTGAAGACTGATGAACTTGAGACAGACGAAGCACTTACAACTGTTCTTAAAGTTCTTAAGCAAGTCCACAAGatgtttttttat GAACTTGAAGAGACTCTTGTTGACAGAGATGTGAGGAAGGTGAT TAAATTGATTAAGAATGAAGTCCTAAAGGGGTGTATGCTTGTCTTTAGTCTTGTATATCCCACTAGATTCCAGGCTGATAATCACAATCTCTGGAAGCTGGCAGAGGATTTGGGAGCTACTTGTTCGACGGAGCTTGATCCGTCTGTGACACATGTGATCTCAACAGATGCTGGAACAGAGAAATCTCTTTGGGCAGTGAAACATATGAAGTTTTTGGTCCATCCACGGTGGATAGAAGCTGCTAATTATATGTGA